From Candidatus Poribacteria bacterium, a single genomic window includes:
- a CDS encoding YCF48-related protein — translation MKKIFQYITCFWMVILFGIPFLFTGCVKKEITRIADWQTHFTDIYFADAKHGWIVGHHGWILHTADGGVSWEKQTVNTHEDFKAVYFTNLRNGWAVGDKGLIAITDDGGRHWTLQKRQAHALLMDVFFTNSKTGWITGQNGLLYTQNGGKTWHHQEAIGGFGLGGIWFIDKQRGWTVGDYNQIFVTTDGSQTWREQDNFVREDQTSTVCNLHTVFFTNPFNGWSGGTDGSIFHTSDGGTEWRGQDSRLPPVYGHVRPTVNDFHFIDDNYGVAVAQGGFITRTEDGGDNWRLSETPTKNDLMGVHFTSPKEAWAVGWNGTLLHSTDGGVTWNMRSGTTADDLQSVAFADTDRAVAVGEKGTIATSDDSGKTWTNIEMDTWHRIRNLSFATDKEGWAVGDGGLILHTTDAGQTWERQTSGWWYTLNALHFINPKKGWIVGDLGTVLHTTDGGETWVQQAPRYFHEMIKGIFFLNETEGWVVGWPGIVFHTQDGGLTWKRQNSNSYNELYAAYFVDRHIGWVVGQFGEILHTLDGGKTWKFQRSGTQTNLNKVYFADANHGLIVGDEGVILTTINGGMTWESQKSGTSNDLYSFSLSPDGILLVGEGGIAMRYSVDTEQFIAELPPAAQEMETDEKPIEPIEYHWEIVRQGALQTHFTDTYFLSTQEGWAVGGSGTILHTTNGGKTWQLQQSGVAEELQRIVFIDENHGWIGGQGVLLRTENGGKAWQVIREGLQPSRSGGRSYGSIRAIHFINPKQGWLGVDRGQILRTTDGGKTWTSQQTGATQQSITDLHFINSKEGWAVAPQRRTGGLILHTVDGGDYWEIQARTHQRCIGVHFLNATLGWAVMENGTSLFTTDGGESWKRDLEAEREIKGTYLDIQLQTVKFRNHAEAWGIGVGGAILTTQNQGKNWKPLHTSSRGETENSEPVSWVDRMARQQADPLLTQITNAYFLEDGHGWAVGAEQIYEGHVYRADSGGTETAQKSGGQIYATTDGGKTWHHQFGEAPDNFRDVIFLDEQNGWIAGDNGVLLSTEDGGKNWERLESGTTDRIVNVHFISLDPKWGWAMKRDGGMLYTANGEDWSTENGQELPPGFDISINEVAFGNFSEGWAVGENGDILHNLDGGPIWEFQRTSTGRNLTGIDMKFAPLGWAVGTNGVIQRTVNGGEYWKFHETYAGYDLYGVSFVTKRKGWAVGRAGIILSTTDGGFTWESKLSGMSETLYDILALSEQEIYAVGAAGTIIHSTDGGETWKREHTGVDNDLYTITRVKDGETLWVAGQGGVVLRRPKR, via the coding sequence ATGAAAAAGATTTTTCAATACATCACTTGCTTTTGGATGGTAATCCTTTTTGGAATTCCTTTCCTGTTCACCGGTTGTGTAAAAAAGGAGATTACTCGCATAGCAGACTGGCAAACCCATTTTACGGATATCTACTTTGCGGATGCCAAACACGGATGGATTGTGGGGCATCACGGGTGGATCCTCCATACTGCTGATGGTGGTGTAAGTTGGGAAAAACAGACGGTGAACACGCATGAAGATTTCAAAGCGGTTTACTTCACAAATCTCCGTAACGGTTGGGCAGTTGGTGACAAGGGATTAATCGCTATCACCGACGACGGTGGGCGACACTGGACCCTTCAAAAACGTCAAGCCCATGCGCTGCTTATGGATGTCTTTTTCACTAATTCAAAAACGGGATGGATCACTGGACAGAATGGGCTGCTATATACACAAAATGGTGGAAAAACATGGCACCATCAAGAAGCAATTGGGGGATTCGGACTTGGCGGTATCTGGTTCATAGACAAGCAGCGCGGGTGGACAGTTGGAGATTACAATCAAATCTTTGTTACCACAGACGGCAGTCAGACCTGGCGCGAACAGGATAATTTCGTGAGAGAAGATCAAACATCAACGGTTTGTAACCTCCATACGGTATTTTTTACGAACCCTTTCAACGGATGGAGTGGTGGCACGGACGGGAGCATCTTTCATACCAGCGATGGTGGCACAGAGTGGCGAGGACAAGATAGTCGGCTTCCGCCGGTTTATGGACATGTCCGTCCAACTGTTAATGATTTTCATTTCATTGATGATAACTACGGTGTGGCAGTCGCACAGGGCGGGTTTATCACTCGAACCGAAGATGGCGGGGACAATTGGAGATTATCAGAAACCCCAACGAAGAATGACTTAATGGGGGTTCACTTCACAAGTCCTAAAGAAGCATGGGCAGTCGGTTGGAACGGCACGCTCCTACACTCGACCGACGGCGGGGTAACATGGAACATGAGAAGTGGCACGACAGCCGATGATCTGCAAAGTGTCGCGTTTGCGGATACAGACCGTGCGGTTGCTGTCGGAGAGAAGGGCACAATCGCGACGAGTGACGACAGTGGCAAGACTTGGACGAACATTGAGATGGACACATGGCACCGCATCCGTAATCTATCTTTCGCCACCGACAAAGAAGGTTGGGCGGTTGGGGACGGCGGACTTATCCTGCACACAACCGATGCCGGTCAGACGTGGGAACGACAAACCAGCGGGTGGTGGTACACGCTCAATGCACTCCACTTCATCAATCCGAAAAAGGGGTGGATCGTTGGGGATTTGGGGACTGTGCTCCATACAACAGACGGTGGTGAAACGTGGGTCCAACAAGCACCGCGCTATTTCCACGAAATGATTAAAGGCATCTTTTTCCTCAACGAGACAGAGGGGTGGGTCGTCGGGTGGCCCGGTATCGTCTTTCACACCCAAGACGGTGGATTGACGTGGAAACGACAGAATAGCAACAGTTACAACGAACTCTATGCTGCTTACTTTGTTGACCGACATATCGGTTGGGTCGTTGGACAATTCGGTGAAATTTTACACACGCTCGATGGCGGAAAAACGTGGAAATTTCAACGGAGTGGGACGCAGACAAATCTAAATAAAGTCTACTTTGCCGATGCGAATCACGGGTTAATTGTTGGAGATGAAGGGGTCATTTTAACGACTATCAATGGTGGCATGACGTGGGAGTCGCAGAAAAGCGGCACGTCCAACGATCTCTATAGTTTCTCGCTTTCGCCTGATGGTATCCTCCTTGTGGGTGAAGGTGGCATTGCGATGCGCTATTCTGTGGACACGGAGCAGTTCATTGCCGAGTTGCCGCCTGCTGCGCAAGAAATGGAAACCGATGAGAAACCGATTGAACCGATTGAATATCACTGGGAGATCGTCCGTCAAGGGGCTTTACAAACCCATTTCACCGATACCTACTTCCTATCTACGCAGGAAGGATGGGCAGTGGGAGGTAGCGGTACCATTTTGCACACCACAAACGGTGGTAAAACATGGCAGCTGCAACAGAGTGGCGTGGCAGAAGAATTACAGCGCATTGTTTTCATTGATGAAAACCACGGTTGGATTGGTGGGCAAGGTGTGCTACTACGCACCGAAAACGGGGGCAAGGCGTGGCAGGTTATTCGTGAAGGTCTGCAACCCTCACGTTCAGGCGGGCGATCCTACGGCAGTATTCGTGCCATCCACTTCATTAACCCAAAACAGGGATGGCTGGGCGTTGATAGGGGACAAATTCTGCGGACAACCGATGGCGGTAAAACTTGGACATCTCAGCAAACCGGTGCAACACAGCAGTCAATTACGGACTTGCATTTTATTAATAGCAAAGAGGGATGGGCAGTTGCACCCCAACGGCGGACTGGCGGATTGATTCTACACACGGTTGACGGTGGAGACTACTGGGAGATTCAAGCCAGGACCCACCAACGCTGCATCGGTGTCCATTTCCTAAATGCCACATTGGGTTGGGCGGTGATGGAGAACGGGACATCGCTGTTTACCACAGACGGCGGAGAGAGTTGGAAACGGGATCTGGAAGCAGAACGAGAGATTAAAGGAACGTATTTGGATATCCAGCTGCAGACCGTGAAATTCCGAAATCACGCCGAAGCGTGGGGAATTGGTGTTGGTGGGGCGATTCTCACCACACAGAACCAAGGTAAAAACTGGAAGCCGCTCCATACTTCGTCCAGAGGCGAAACTGAGAACAGCGAACCTGTAAGTTGGGTAGATAGAATGGCACGTCAACAAGCCGACCCACTCTTGACCCAAATTACCAATGCCTATTTCTTGGAAGATGGGCACGGTTGGGCTGTCGGTGCGGAACAAATTTACGAAGGGCATGTGTATCGAGCCGACTCGGGTGGGACCGAGACGGCACAAAAATCCGGGGGCCAGATTTACGCTACCACAGACGGCGGCAAGACCTGGCACCATCAATTTGGCGAAGCACCCGATAACTTCCGAGATGTGATATTTCTCGACGAACAAAACGGTTGGATTGCCGGGGATAACGGAGTCCTGCTGTCAACAGAGGACGGTGGAAAAAATTGGGAGCGTTTGGAGAGCGGCACGACTGACCGTATCGTTAATGTCCACTTCATCAGTCTTGATCCGAAATGGGGTTGGGCGATGAAACGCGATGGCGGCATGCTTTACACCGCAAACGGTGAGGATTGGTCAACAGAAAACGGGCAAGAGCTGCCGCCGGGCTTTGACATCTCCATAAATGAGGTTGCCTTTGGCAATTTTTCTGAAGGGTGGGCTGTCGGTGAAAATGGGGATATTCTTCACAATCTGGATGGCGGTCCGATTTGGGAATTTCAGCGCACCTCAACCGGTCGAAACCTCACAGGTATTGATATGAAGTTTGCACCGCTCGGTTGGGCGGTTGGGACCAACGGTGTCATCCAGAGAACCGTCAACGGTGGCGAATATTGGAAGTTCCATGAGACATACGCCGGTTATGACCTTTATGGCGTATCGTTCGTCACCAAACGAAAGGGATGGGCAGTCGGACGCGCTGGGATTATCCTATCCACCACTGACGGTGGATTCACTTGGGAGTCAAAGTTGAGCGGTATGTCGGAAACACTTTATGACATTCTGGCACTCTCTGAACAGGAAATCTACGCCGTCGGTGCCGCTGGAACTATCATTCATTCGACAGATGGCGGTGAAACGTGGAAACGAGAGCATACCGGCGTTGACAATGACCTATATACCATCACGCGGGTCAAAGATGGGGAGACGCTGTGGGTTGCTGGACAGGGAGGCGTTGTGCTGCGTCGTCCCAAGCGTTAA
- a CDS encoding sigma-70 family RNA polymerase sigma factor yields MLENDVQLIYRILSGDDSAFSTLVEKHQKGVHALVWRKIGDFHHAEEITQDTFIQVYKKLGTLKDPKCFSGWLYVIANRLALNWLKRRKSTMPSLEDTPMVEIEESSYQHYMSERRETEAAEHRSEVVKNLLKRLPESERTVLTLHYLGEMTAKEISKYLGVSVSAIKGRLRRGRERLKASESLVSEVLGGVELSADLTARIMREVADITPVSPPSGKPVLPWAALGSAAVVILLMIGASNQYLSRFQKPYSFEVRSEPTIEIIDTNIVLDTDAKPDVRNQIGQTSHPSQNTGAGMQPASSNAGKLLIEKTITQADGLASNTVLTIFEDNQGALWFGTPDGITRYDGDNFQTFTMEDGLPRNTTGLVFEDRQGMLWFGDGMLANALKRPKFIDMSYLNMPLSELADAVDDGMEMKTRTPASLEGISRYDGQAFRTFTIDDFGSINDLFEDETGTLWFATLLGVSRYDGEKFSSITLNGPTGTEVLPDWWNEVTAIAQDTAGNLWFGSHAGITYYNLQTSDFRYLDVNLNDFREMGQSQRGQVTNLQFDAQDNLWITQEGVGDEYTGIRRYDGKELVHFPQSEELPMNRVESILRDTNGNLWFAGSKKLPLTIDVHGAADSVPIPEVGVGVSVYNGETFQNISTDDGLPSNRVWSVFEDSHGKIWFATDAGAAVGVYSPSQKSPILLDPVVIPNSRTQ; encoded by the coding sequence ATGTTAGAAAATGATGTTCAATTGATTTATAGGATTCTGTCAGGCGACGATTCGGCATTCAGCACCTTAGTTGAAAAGCATCAAAAGGGCGTTCATGCCCTCGTCTGGCGGAAGATTGGTGATTTTCACCATGCCGAAGAGATCACGCAAGATACTTTCATCCAAGTCTACAAAAAACTCGGGACTTTAAAGGATCCGAAATGTTTTTCTGGCTGGCTGTATGTCATAGCAAATCGACTTGCCCTTAACTGGCTTAAAAGGCGTAAATCCACGATGCCATCTTTGGAGGATACACCTATGGTAGAGATAGAGGAATCCTCGTATCAACATTATATGTCGGAGCGACGCGAGACAGAAGCCGCGGAACACCGTTCTGAAGTCGTTAAAAACCTTTTGAAAAGGCTCCCAGAGAGCGAACGCACAGTGCTGACACTCCACTATCTCGGCGAAATGACAGCTAAAGAAATTAGCAAATACTTAGGGGTGTCGGTGAGTGCAATTAAAGGACGACTTCGCCGGGGACGAGAACGTTTAAAAGCGTCAGAATCCTTGGTGAGTGAAGTGCTTGGCGGCGTTGAATTATCTGCTGATTTGACAGCGCGTATCATGCGGGAGGTTGCTGATATAACCCCGGTATCTCCTCCCAGTGGGAAACCTGTATTACCGTGGGCAGCTCTTGGGAGTGCCGCGGTCGTGATTCTGTTGATGATAGGTGCCAGTAATCAGTATCTTTCCCGTTTTCAGAAGCCGTATAGTTTCGAGGTGAGATCCGAACCGACTATTGAAATCATTGATACCAACATCGTTCTTGATACGGATGCTAAACCCGATGTTAGGAATCAGATCGGACAGACATCTCACCCGAGTCAGAACACGGGTGCTGGCATGCAGCCCGCATCCAGCAATGCCGGTAAACTTCTTATAGAAAAAACAATTACCCAAGCAGATGGTTTAGCATCCAATACTGTGCTCACAATCTTTGAAGACAATCAAGGTGCGCTGTGGTTTGGCACACCCGACGGTATCACACGTTATGATGGAGATAACTTCCAAACCTTCACAATGGAAGATGGATTACCACGGAACACGACAGGTCTTGTCTTTGAAGACCGGCAGGGCATGCTCTGGTTTGGGGATGGGATGCTTGCAAATGCGCTGAAGAGACCGAAGTTTATAGATATGTCATACCTGAATATGCCATTAAGCGAACTCGCTGATGCCGTCGATGACGGAATGGAGATGAAAACACGGACACCTGCTTCATTAGAAGGTATAAGTCGCTATGATGGACAAGCGTTTCGGACGTTTACCATAGACGATTTCGGTAGCATTAATGACCTGTTTGAGGACGAAACAGGAACGCTTTGGTTCGCGACCTTGTTGGGTGTGAGTCGCTACGACGGTGAAAAGTTTAGTAGTATTACTCTCAACGGACCCACAGGGACCGAGGTCCTACCCGATTGGTGGAATGAAGTTACAGCGATTGCACAAGATACAGCAGGAAATCTCTGGTTCGGCAGCCACGCCGGCATTACCTATTACAACCTCCAAACGTCTGATTTCCGGTACCTTGATGTAAATTTAAACGATTTCAGGGAGATGGGACAGTCGCAAAGGGGACAAGTGACAAACCTACAGTTTGATGCACAGGATAATCTCTGGATTACCCAAGAAGGCGTAGGTGACGAATATACTGGCATCCGTCGCTATGATGGCAAAGAATTAGTTCACTTTCCACAAAGCGAAGAACTTCCGATGAATAGGGTTGAGAGCATCCTGCGAGATACCAACGGCAACCTCTGGTTTGCAGGTAGTAAAAAACTACCGCTAACGATTGACGTTCACGGAGCAGCGGATAGTGTGCCAATCCCTGAGGTCGGTGTTGGTGTGAGTGTGTATAACGGCGAAACGTTCCAAAACATTAGCACAGATGACGGGCTACCGAGCAACCGTGTTTGGTCGGTATTTGAAGACAGCCATGGTAAAATCTGGTTCGCTACGGATGCGGGTGCTGCAGTCGGTGTTTATTCACCCTCTCAGAAATCTCCAATATTACTCGATCCGGTTGTAATCCCGAACTCTCGAACACAGTAA
- a CDS encoding transposase, translated as MKLAFKYPVYPTRTQETTLLQWLDHLCELQNSARHDRKVAWETEGQCVSCNDQQKKLKVARKKYADFREVPQDMQVCALERTDKAFDGFYRRCEAGATKKGYPRHRKQIKSMSWKLRKHTLKSGERVRQNPIGETAWKHDRLKVPKLGEVKIYMHRPLQGDPKSVTLVKKASGWYAHITCEFPDTPKVEATEAIAVDMGTTHYLTTSEGEKEDNPRWYRQAEGLTRKHSKDLSRKKKGSNRSKKQQHKLALHHERTANKRKDFIGKLVYKLYHHYENNVLVAEDLSVSNMVKNKHLSKSISDASWSAFFKWAGNIAERDGFHFHQVDPKNTSQTCSSCGKKSPKKLSLAIRTFDCRFCGTSLDRDHNAALNILFRAAAALRGERWVAPLYEARNKNEARDTGFKTAEQLLLFDGLLTSPSL; from the coding sequence ATGAAATTAGCCTTTAAATATCCTGTGTATCCAACACGGACACAGGAAACAACACTACTACAGTGGCTTGACCACCTTTGTGAACTTCAGAACTCTGCTCGCCATGATCGTAAAGTTGCTTGGGAGACAGAAGGTCAATGCGTTTCTTGCAACGATCAGCAAAAAAAGTTGAAAGTTGCTCGTAAAAAATATGCTGACTTTCGCGAAGTGCCACAAGATATGCAAGTCTGTGCTTTGGAACGCACCGATAAAGCGTTTGACGGTTTTTATAGACGTTGCGAAGCAGGTGCTACGAAAAAAGGGTATCCAAGGCACCGAAAACAGATTAAGTCTATGTCGTGGAAACTCCGTAAACACACACTTAAGAGTGGTGAACGTGTCCGTCAAAATCCTATTGGTGAAACTGCATGGAAGCATGACCGTTTGAAAGTGCCGAAACTCGGCGAAGTCAAGATATACATGCACCGCCCCCTTCAAGGCGATCCAAAAAGCGTTACACTTGTTAAAAAAGCGAGTGGTTGGTATGCTCATATTACCTGTGAATTCCCTGATACGCCAAAGGTGGAAGCAACCGAAGCGATTGCTGTGGATATGGGAACGACGCATTATTTGACGACTTCTGAAGGCGAAAAAGAGGACAACCCGCGTTGGTATCGTCAAGCAGAAGGCTTAACCCGAAAACATTCCAAAGACCTTTCTCGTAAGAAAAAAGGTAGCAACCGGAGTAAGAAACAACAACATAAACTCGCATTACACCATGAACGAACCGCTAACAAACGCAAAGACTTTATCGGCAAACTCGTCTACAAACTCTACCACCACTACGAAAATAATGTATTAGTGGCAGAGGACTTAAGCGTATCTAACATGGTCAAGAACAAACACCTCAGCAAAAGTATCAGCGATGCGTCTTGGAGTGCATTCTTCAAGTGGGCTGGAAACATAGCCGAAAGAGACGGTTTCCACTTCCACCAAGTTGATCCCAAGAACACCTCGCAAACATGCTCAAGTTGTGGTAAAAAGTCGCCAAAGAAACTTTCGCTGGCGATACGTACCTTTGATTGTAGGTTTTGTGGCACGTCTTTAGACCGCGACCACAACGCTGCATTAAACATACTCTTTAGGGCAGCTGCTGCCCTTCGTGGAGAGCGGTGGGTTGCCCCCCTCTATGAAGCGAGAAACAAAAACGAAGCACGAGACACGGGCTTTAAGACTGCTGAGCAACTTCTGTTGTTTGATGGACTCTTAACAAGCCCAAGTCTTTAG